From a region of the Phragmitibacter flavus genome:
- a CDS encoding acyl-CoA dehydrogenase family protein, with amino-acid sequence MNPTLPQPPIPPSVLDTSKMSAGQRAAIEMTEAARDESASTLSFAASLFNGDPDFTTLLPYPVQSVEDRDQGDAFLHRMESFLALEVDPDAIDRDSEIPDHVLHGLAQLGAFGIKIPTKYGGLGLSQTNYSRTAALLGGICGNLTALLSAHQSIGVPQPLIVFGTEEQKQKFLPRCARGEISAFALTEPDVGSDPARMKTTAIADSDDYLINGEKLWCTNGTKAGLIVVMAKTPTEKHPHATTAFIVETSMPGVEIVQRCHFMGLRALYNGVIRFHNVRVPKENIIGGEGRGLKVALTTLNTGRITLPAACAGLAKRCLEWTTQWAAQREQWGQPIGKHAAIADKIARMAAHTFALEAMVHYVSFLVDRDKSADVRLEAALAKLWGTERSWQIVDDTMQIRGGRGYETADSQRDRGEKIPMPIERFFRDSRINTLFEGSSEIMRLFIAREFLDPHLKLGAAIFNTKLPLTTRARTFVKAGWHYARWYPSRWLPGRSASTHAITHPLLEDELRHMQALSRKLSRSVFHAMLKFGPKLEREQLVLGRLVDIGADLFAWSCAISRAESIVENSSQSQAEVDHTIKLVQHLGSLMQENIHTNFQNLFRKIDHQGYSLAKHLLEHPH; translated from the coding sequence ATGAATCCCACCCTTCCCCAACCCCCCATTCCCCCATCCGTCCTCGACACCTCGAAAATGTCTGCCGGACAACGCGCTGCCATCGAAATGACCGAAGCCGCCCGCGACGAAAGCGCCAGCACCCTCAGCTTCGCCGCCAGCCTCTTCAATGGTGATCCCGACTTCACCACCCTTCTCCCCTATCCCGTCCAAAGCGTCGAAGACCGCGACCAGGGCGACGCCTTCCTTCACCGCATGGAATCCTTCCTTGCACTCGAAGTCGACCCCGACGCAATCGACCGCGACAGCGAAATCCCCGACCACGTCCTCCACGGACTCGCCCAACTCGGCGCCTTCGGCATCAAGATCCCCACCAAATACGGCGGACTCGGCCTCAGCCAAACCAACTACTCACGCACCGCCGCCCTGCTCGGTGGCATCTGCGGAAACCTCACCGCTCTGCTCTCCGCTCACCAAAGCATCGGCGTCCCCCAACCCCTCATCGTGTTCGGCACCGAGGAACAAAAACAAAAATTCCTGCCCCGCTGCGCTCGTGGTGAAATCAGCGCCTTCGCCCTCACCGAACCCGATGTCGGCTCCGATCCCGCCCGCATGAAAACCACCGCCATCGCTGACAGCGACGACTACCTCATCAACGGCGAAAAACTCTGGTGCACCAACGGCACCAAAGCCGGCCTCATCGTCGTCATGGCCAAAACCCCCACCGAAAAACATCCCCACGCCACCACCGCCTTCATCGTCGAAACCAGCATGCCCGGTGTCGAAATCGTCCAACGCTGTCACTTCATGGGCCTGCGCGCCCTCTACAACGGCGTCATCCGATTCCACAACGTTCGCGTTCCCAAAGAAAACATCATCGGTGGCGAAGGACGTGGTCTCAAGGTCGCCCTCACCACCCTCAACACCGGTCGCATCACCCTCCCCGCCGCCTGTGCCGGGCTCGCCAAACGCTGCCTCGAATGGACCACCCAGTGGGCCGCCCAACGCGAACAATGGGGACAACCCATCGGCAAACACGCCGCCATCGCCGACAAAATCGCCCGCATGGCCGCGCACACCTTTGCCCTCGAAGCCATGGTCCATTACGTCAGCTTCCTCGTCGACCGCGACAAATCCGCCGACGTCCGACTCGAGGCCGCTTTGGCAAAACTCTGGGGCACCGAACGCAGTTGGCAGATCGTCGACGACACCATGCAGATCCGCGGCGGACGCGGTTACGAAACCGCCGACTCCCAACGCGACCGCGGCGAAAAAATCCCCATGCCCATCGAGCGTTTCTTCCGCGACTCCCGCATCAACACCCTCTTTGAAGGCAGCAGCGAAATCATGCGCCTCTTCATCGCCCGCGAATTCCTCGATCCTCATCTCAAACTTGGTGCCGCCATCTTCAACACCAAACTCCCCCTCACCACCCGCGCCCGCACCTTCGTCAAAGCCGGCTGGCACTACGCCCGCTGGTATCCCAGCCGCTGGCTCCCCGGCCGCAGCGCCTCCACTCATGCCATCACCCATCCCCTCCTCGAAGACGAGCTGCGCCACATGCAGGCCCTCAGCCGCAAGCTCTCCCGCAGCGTATTCCACGCCATGCTCAAGTTCGGTCCCAAACTCGAGCGCGAACAACTCGTCCTCGGCCGGCTCGTCGACATCGGTGCCGATCTCTTCGCCTGGAGCTGCGCCATTTCCCGCGCCGAATCCATCGTCGAAAACTCCAGCCAATCCCAAGCTGAAGTCGACCACACCATCAAGCTCGTCCAACACCTCGGCTCCCTCATGCAGGAAAACATCCACACCAACTTCCAAAACCTCTTCCGCAAGATCGATCATCAAGGTTACTCTTTGGCGAAACATCTCCTCGAACATCCCCATTAA
- a CDS encoding RrF2 family transcriptional regulator, producing the protein MKLTKKGEYALRTLIQLGVAHRTGKDVVSVSSLAASEKLPFKFLEQILFTLRGAGYIESKRGKVGGARLAKPQNEIRMGEIVRLIDGKLAPIGCASETEYEACTCPDEDHCGLRMLMIDVRNAIANILDRYTLHDVVEVTLRKLERDGLAVIPANITSATSDRCSTGYASRPRHADPADGFLAFLNDTKKSA; encoded by the coding sequence GTGAAGCTGACCAAAAAAGGCGAATACGCACTCCGCACCCTCATCCAACTCGGCGTGGCCCACCGCACCGGCAAGGATGTCGTTTCGGTGTCTTCACTCGCTGCCAGCGAAAAACTTCCCTTCAAGTTCCTCGAGCAAATCCTCTTCACCCTGCGCGGTGCCGGCTACATCGAAAGCAAACGCGGCAAGGTCGGCGGTGCCCGTCTCGCCAAACCCCAAAACGAAATTCGTATGGGTGAGATCGTCCGCCTCATCGACGGCAAACTCGCTCCCATCGGCTGCGCCAGCGAAACCGAATACGAAGCCTGCACCTGCCCCGACGAAGATCATTGCGGCCTGCGCATGCTGATGATCGACGTCCGCAACGCCATCGCCAACATCCTCGACCGCTACACCCTTCACGACGTGGTCGAAGTCACGCTCCGCAAACTCGAACGTGATGGCCTCGCCGTCATTCCGGCAAACATCACCTCCGCAACTTCCGATCGATGTAGCACCGGCTACGCCTCCCGACCCCGCCACGCCGATCCCGCCGACGGGTTCCTCGCATTCCTTAACGACACCAAAAAATCCGCCTGA
- a CDS encoding VOC family protein produces the protein MPTMKPQGSATTFHVSNLDISLKYYTEILGFSERFRFGDYGGVEYGEIQIHLSGPAATNKKAVGQGSIYIFCDDVDAYHAEVQAKGAKIQAPPKNYDYGMRDFVIEDPDTNLIGFGQESAASVSR, from the coding sequence ATGCCAACCATGAAACCCCAAGGCTCCGCCACCACCTTCCACGTATCCAACCTCGATATCTCCCTCAAATACTACACCGAAATCCTCGGCTTCTCCGAACGCTTCCGCTTCGGTGACTACGGCGGAGTCGAGTATGGGGAGATCCAAATCCACCTTTCCGGCCCTGCAGCCACCAACAAGAAAGCCGTCGGTCAGGGCAGCATCTACATCTTCTGCGACGACGTGGATGCCTACCACGCCGAAGTCCAGGCAAAGGGCGCCAAAATTCAGGCTCCTCCGAAGAACTACGACTACGGTATGAGAGATTTTGTCATCGAGGATCCCGACACCAACCTGATCGGCTTCGGCCAAGAGTCAGCTGCTTCCGTATCGAGATGA
- a CDS encoding sulfate ABC transporter substrate-binding protein → MKTSFKIKTLLGLAVSGLIAGSTFSQSLLNVSYDPTREFYGEYNELFAKHWKEKSGKTISIDQSHGGSGKQARSVVDGLEADVVTLALANDVNAVAKAGLIKEDWQSRLPQNSAPYTSTIVFIVRAGNPKGIKDWNDLAKEGVSVITPNPKTSGGAQWNYLAAWEYARRQPGGSDATAKEFVKAIYKNVAVLDSGARGSTTTFVQRGIGDVFISWENEAFLVQREFGADKFTTVVPSLSILAEPTIAVVDKVVDKKGTREAAEAYLNFLYTEEAQDLAGKHFYRPRSEKAAAKYAEQFVKVELFTIDEKFGGWAEAHKTHFGDGGYFDQIYAPQ, encoded by the coding sequence ATGAAAACATCCTTCAAAATCAAAACCCTCCTTGGCCTCGCCGTCAGCGGTCTCATCGCAGGCTCCACCTTCTCACAAAGCCTTCTCAATGTCTCCTACGATCCCACCCGGGAATTCTACGGGGAATACAACGAACTCTTCGCCAAACATTGGAAAGAAAAATCCGGCAAGACCATCAGCATTGACCAATCCCACGGTGGTTCCGGCAAACAAGCCCGTTCAGTCGTTGACGGCCTGGAGGCCGATGTGGTCACCCTCGCGCTGGCCAATGATGTCAACGCCGTCGCCAAAGCCGGATTGATCAAGGAGGACTGGCAGTCTCGTCTTCCCCAAAACTCGGCTCCCTACACCAGCACGATCGTTTTCATCGTCCGCGCGGGCAATCCAAAGGGCATCAAAGACTGGAATGACCTCGCCAAAGAAGGCGTGTCCGTGATCACCCCAAACCCCAAAACGTCCGGTGGTGCCCAGTGGAATTACCTTGCGGCCTGGGAATACGCCCGTCGCCAACCAGGCGGCAGCGACGCCACCGCAAAAGAGTTCGTCAAAGCGATCTACAAAAATGTGGCTGTGCTCGACAGCGGAGCCCGTGGTTCCACCACCACGTTCGTGCAGCGCGGCATCGGTGACGTCTTCATCTCCTGGGAGAATGAAGCCTTCCTGGTCCAGCGCGAGTTCGGTGCCGACAAATTCACCACCGTTGTCCCGTCCCTCAGCATCCTCGCTGAACCCACCATCGCCGTTGTTGACAAAGTCGTTGATAAAAAAGGCACCCGTGAAGCCGCCGAAGCCTATCTGAACTTCCTCTACACCGAAGAAGCCCAGGACCTTGCCGGCAAACACTTCTACCGCCCACGTTCCGAGAAAGCCGCCGCCAAATATGCCGAGCAGTTTGTGAAGGTGGAATTGTTCACCATCGACGAAAAATTCGGCGGTTGGGCAGAGGCGCACAAAACCCACTTCGGTGATGGCGGTTACTTCGACCAGATCTACGCGCCGCAATAA
- a CDS encoding porin codes for MKRQSIIIIKSSLLAAVAAITLPTSTQAGSPAYSKSSKEIAVTTEAEESLFDQIWGLATLYKNKDNPVIQELKLRGRYQGQYHWLDSDQGDSDDWENRRSRFGFDAKLFNQFAIRLDAQSNDTWDPFYSGLVDAYIKWEPSKSFNLTVGKQKPQIAYYDFLQSTTSQQDTFERSQIFNQLRVDRLTGVVAQGKHGIFTYQAGVFSNDVDLEFGQFNAGIAYGAGFGFDLKDALGTSKADLRFDWLHSDNDAEATILDRYEDLFTATFWVKEGRFHIVTEFFYATGGDPGWGDASGFFIQPSFDIVKDKLQLVGRYSFSTGDGNNSIQVQSRYERRAPDLTGSGRGDQYQSVSGGLQYFIYGQNLKLLAGAEYATLDGGGNGGDFDGWTFLTGVRLSF; via the coding sequence ATGAAACGCCAATCCATCATCATCATCAAATCCAGTCTGCTCGCCGCCGTTGCTGCGATCACCCTCCCGACAAGCACCCAGGCCGGCTCGCCAGCCTACAGCAAGTCATCCAAAGAAATCGCCGTCACCACCGAGGCAGAAGAGTCCCTCTTCGACCAGATCTGGGGACTCGCCACACTTTATAAAAACAAGGATAACCCTGTCATCCAGGAATTGAAACTCCGTGGTCGTTATCAAGGTCAATACCATTGGCTTGATTCCGATCAGGGCGATTCCGATGACTGGGAAAACCGTCGCTCCCGTTTCGGGTTCGATGCCAAACTGTTCAATCAGTTTGCCATCCGCCTTGATGCACAAAGCAACGACACCTGGGACCCGTTCTACAGCGGCTTGGTCGACGCCTACATCAAGTGGGAGCCATCAAAATCCTTCAACCTCACCGTGGGTAAACAGAAGCCGCAGATCGCTTACTACGATTTCCTTCAGTCCACCACCAGCCAGCAGGATACCTTCGAGCGCTCGCAGATCTTCAACCAGCTTCGCGTGGATCGTCTCACCGGTGTCGTCGCCCAAGGCAAACATGGCATCTTCACCTATCAGGCAGGTGTCTTTTCCAACGATGTTGACCTTGAGTTCGGTCAATTCAACGCCGGCATCGCCTACGGTGCAGGCTTTGGATTTGACCTCAAGGATGCCCTCGGCACCAGCAAGGCGGACCTTCGGTTCGATTGGTTGCACAGCGACAACGACGCTGAGGCCACCATCCTGGACCGCTACGAAGACCTCTTCACCGCGACCTTCTGGGTCAAGGAAGGGCGCTTCCACATTGTAACCGAATTCTTCTACGCCACCGGCGGAGATCCAGGTTGGGGAGATGCCTCCGGGTTCTTCATCCAGCCCTCCTTCGACATCGTCAAAGACAAGCTGCAACTTGTGGGTCGCTACTCCTTCTCCACCGGCGACGGCAACAACAGCATCCAGGTCCAAAGCCGTTATGAGCGACGCGCCCCCGACCTCACCGGCAGCGGACGTGGCGACCAATACCAGTCCGTCTCCGGCGGCCTTCAATACTTCATCTACGGCCAAAATCTGAAGCTCCTCGCTGGAGCCGAATACGCCACCCTTGATGGCGGCGGCAATGGTGGCGACTTCGACGGCTGGACCTTCCTGACCGGCGTCCGCCTCTCGTTCTAA
- a CDS encoding DUF2200 domain-containing protein, protein MTKPKHSIFSMPFAKVYPLYVQKAERKNRSKEEVDQLIRWLTGYDQIGLQRQIERQIDFETFFDQAPCLHPNSHLIKGVVCGVRIEEIADPLMKKIRLLDKLIDELAKGKTMEKILRQ, encoded by the coding sequence ATGACCAAACCCAAACATTCCATCTTTTCGATGCCTTTTGCGAAAGTCTATCCGCTCTATGTTCAAAAGGCGGAACGCAAAAATCGAAGCAAAGAAGAAGTTGATCAGCTGATTCGTTGGCTGACGGGATATGATCAAATTGGCCTGCAACGGCAAATCGAACGACAGATCGACTTTGAAACCTTTTTCGATCAGGCCCCGTGCCTTCACCCCAACAGCCATCTCATCAAGGGTGTGGTATGCGGAGTTCGCATTGAAGAGATTGCAGATCCTTTGATGAAGAAAATTCGGCTTCTCGACAAACTTATCGATGAGCTTGCCAAGGGTAAAACCATGGAGAAAATTCTGAGACAATAA
- a CDS encoding succinylglutamate desuccinylase/aspartoacylase domain-containing protein, with translation MKILEPTYEERYVRKQATRARHAPPITIPKLVYTPGRKQQIIKVGIFARLHGDEEAGTHAAFDLIRWAWNDPEEIHDFSLHVYPICNPSGRNLGTRHSINDRDLNREFWTGSQEPEVVYLENELKRERYHIIISLHADEDSDGVYGFVSGDVLSAQVLKPALAAAEKHLPINREPLIDGFLAKDGIVTEGYQGVLSAPPDQHPRPIEIVFETPNRASMEKQVAANVDAVKAILAQYRLLLAHAPNL, from the coding sequence ATGAAAATTCTTGAGCCGACTTACGAAGAGCGTTACGTCAGAAAGCAGGCCACCCGTGCCCGCCACGCCCCCCCGATCACCATTCCCAAGCTGGTCTACACGCCAGGAAGAAAACAACAGATCATCAAGGTTGGCATCTTTGCCCGTCTCCATGGCGATGAGGAAGCCGGCACCCACGCCGCCTTCGACCTCATCCGCTGGGCCTGGAATGACCCCGAAGAAATCCACGATTTCTCCCTCCACGTTTATCCGATTTGCAATCCTTCCGGCCGTAACCTCGGCACCCGGCACTCCATCAATGATCGCGACCTCAACCGCGAGTTCTGGACCGGATCGCAGGAGCCTGAAGTGGTCTATCTCGAAAACGAGCTTAAACGCGAACGTTACCATATCATCATCTCGCTTCACGCCGATGAAGATAGCGATGGCGTCTACGGTTTTGTCAGTGGCGACGTCTTGAGCGCACAGGTTTTGAAACCCGCCTTGGCCGCCGCCGAGAAACACCTGCCAATCAATCGCGAGCCCTTGATTGATGGTTTCCTCGCCAAGGACGGCATCGTTACCGAAGGTTATCAAGGCGTGCTGAGCGCCCCGCCCGACCAGCATCCACGCCCCATCGAGATTGTCTTCGAAACCCCAAACCGTGCCAGCATGGAAAAACAGGTAGCCGCCAACGTCGATGCTGTCAAAGCAATCCTCGCCCAATACCGGCTCCTCCTCGCCCACGCCCCCAACCTGTAA
- the cysT gene encoding sulfate ABC transporter permease subunit CysT translates to MSRNRHILPGFNLSVGYTITYLSLIVIIPFAALAWKASGGGIDVFVSTLTNKQVLASLKLSFTASFIAALVSGFFGVLTAWAMERYTFPGKRILDAMVDLPFALPTAVAGIALCSLYGQNGWIGSLLEPLGIKVAYTPIGVTVALIFIGFPFVVRTVQPIIQGLSLEVEEAAACLGASRWQTFTKVIIPTLLPSSLAGMTLAFGRAVGEYGSVVFISGNLPFKTEIAPLLIVTRLEQYNYTGAAALGVILLVISFTILLLSNLFQAWNSKIKA, encoded by the coding sequence ATGTCCCGCAACCGACATATCCTCCCAGGCTTCAACTTATCCGTTGGTTACACCATCACCTATCTCAGCCTGATCGTGATCATTCCGTTTGCCGCGCTGGCGTGGAAGGCATCCGGTGGAGGCATTGACGTCTTCGTCAGCACCCTCACCAACAAACAGGTGCTCGCCTCACTCAAGCTGAGTTTCACCGCCTCCTTCATCGCAGCGCTTGTGAGTGGCTTCTTCGGCGTGCTCACCGCGTGGGCCATGGAACGTTACACCTTCCCCGGCAAACGCATCCTCGATGCCATGGTCGACCTTCCCTTCGCCCTGCCCACCGCCGTTGCCGGCATCGCCCTCTGCTCGCTCTACGGCCAAAATGGCTGGATTGGCAGCCTGCTTGAACCCCTCGGAATCAAAGTCGCCTACACCCCCATCGGCGTCACCGTCGCGCTCATCTTCATCGGCTTTCCTTTTGTGGTGAGAACCGTGCAGCCTATCATCCAAGGCCTGTCCCTTGAGGTCGAAGAAGCCGCCGCCTGCCTCGGAGCCAGCCGCTGGCAAACTTTCACCAAGGTCATCATCCCCACCCTTTTGCCCAGCTCCCTGGCCGGAATGACCCTCGCCTTCGGTCGCGCGGTTGGCGAATACGGCTCCGTCGTTTTCATCTCCGGCAACCTGCCCTTCAAGACCGAAATCGCCCCCTTGCTGATCGTCACCCGGCTTGAGCAATACAACTACACGGGTGCCGCCGCGCTGGGCGTCATCCTCCTGGTCATCTCCTTCACCATCCTTCTCCTCTCCAACCTGTTTCAGGCCTGGAACAGCAAAATCAAAGCCTGA
- a CDS encoding YezD family protein yields MSSLSNQSNIQESWLNIVKAKVEAMRFGSVQIIVHEGRVTQVESTEKTRLSSGPDNAPNRVTIRS; encoded by the coding sequence ATGTCCTCTCTTTCCAATCAGTCCAACATTCAAGAATCCTGGCTCAACATCGTCAAAGCCAAAGTCGAAGCCATGCGCTTCGGTTCCGTGCAAATCATTGTCCACGAAGGTCGCGTGACCCAGGTGGAAAGCACCGAAAAAACCCGGCTCAGCAGCGGCCCTGACAACGCCCCCAATCGCGTCACGATCCGCAGCTAG
- the cysW gene encoding sulfate ABC transporter permease subunit CysW, whose product MAGIASLNIEDSRARVRAKHSLARRATTDPWWMKGIILTLCLSFLVTFFLLPLVLIFEEALRKGSAAFFASFDDRATVHSIKLTLIVALIAVPLNTIFGLAAAWAVAQFKFRGKRLLSILIELPLWVSPVVAGLIYVLLFGRQGLLGPWLADPTFFGSPILVPRFIEGEGWGWHPMESVKIIFALPGIVLSTIFVTFPFVARVVTPQLEALGRAEEEAALTLGANGWQTFWRITVPKIRWSLFYGVILCNARSFGEFGAVSVVSGHIRNQTNTMPLHIEVLYNEYQFVPAFAVASVLALVAVLTLVIKSIAAWRAEQTLREAAQNHEIHTHP is encoded by the coding sequence ATGGCCGGAATCGCCTCCCTCAACATCGAAGACAGTCGCGCCCGCGTGCGCGCCAAACATTCACTCGCCCGTCGCGCCACCACCGATCCGTGGTGGATGAAGGGCATCATCCTGACACTCTGCCTCAGCTTTCTCGTCACCTTCTTCCTGCTGCCCCTGGTGCTGATTTTCGAAGAGGCGCTGCGCAAAGGATCAGCCGCCTTTTTCGCTTCGTTCGATGATCGTGCCACCGTCCACTCCATCAAGCTGACCCTCATCGTCGCGCTCATTGCCGTCCCCTTGAACACCATCTTCGGACTCGCGGCCGCGTGGGCCGTCGCCCAGTTCAAGTTCCGTGGCAAGCGACTGTTGAGCATCCTCATCGAACTGCCCCTGTGGGTCTCACCTGTCGTTGCAGGACTCATCTATGTGCTGCTGTTTGGCCGCCAAGGTTTGCTCGGACCCTGGCTCGCCGATCCCACCTTCTTTGGCTCGCCGATCCTGGTGCCTCGCTTCATCGAAGGAGAAGGCTGGGGATGGCATCCGATGGAGTCGGTGAAGATCATCTTCGCCCTGCCCGGGATCGTGCTCAGCACCATCTTCGTCACCTTCCCCTTCGTCGCCCGCGTGGTCACCCCGCAGCTTGAAGCCCTCGGTCGCGCCGAAGAAGAGGCCGCCCTCACCCTCGGTGCCAACGGCTGGCAGACCTTCTGGCGCATCACCGTCCCCAAAATCCGCTGGAGCCTGTTTTATGGCGTCATCCTCTGCAACGCCCGATCCTTCGGTGAGTTCGGAGCCGTCTCCGTCGTCTCCGGCCACATCCGCAACCAGACCAATACCATGCCGCTGCACATCGAAGTGCTCTACAACGAATACCAGTTCGTCCCCGCCTTCGCTGTCGCCTCAGTCCTCGCCCTCGTCGCCGTCCTCACCCTTGTCATCAAAAGCATCGCCGCCTGGCGCGCCGAGCAGACGCTGCGCGAAGCCGCCCAAAACCACGAAATTCACACCCACCCATGA
- a CDS encoding cupin domain-containing protein — MITPESTPQAIVRHEGHTARERSACGWRDRLISHEDVALEPAAWAHAVDIDGAKPHYHQHSTELYYVLEGSGCVILDGIEEPVSKGSLVHIPPGVVHGARGRMRVLVVGIPDIADDDYFEVPEEKLLTVE; from the coding sequence ATGATCACACCGGAATCTACCCCACAAGCCATCGTCCGACATGAAGGCCACACCGCGCGCGAACGCAGTGCCTGTGGCTGGCGCGACCGACTGATCAGTCACGAGGATGTCGCGCTTGAGCCTGCAGCCTGGGCACATGCGGTCGATATCGACGGAGCCAAACCGCATTATCACCAACATTCCACCGAACTGTATTATGTGCTGGAGGGCAGCGGTTGCGTCATTCTCGATGGAATAGAGGAACCCGTTTCCAAAGGGTCGCTGGTGCACATTCCGCCTGGAGTGGTGCATGGGGCCCGCGGTCGGATGAGAGTGCTGGTGGTGGGGATTCCAGACATAGCGGATGACGACTATTTTGAAGTGCCGGAGGAGAAACTTTTGACTGTAGAATAG